From Nitrososphaerales archaeon:
CTAACCTTTTTACTCAATTCATCTCCATATGGCAAATACCCACTGATCGCACCCTTCGCTTCAGCGTACAGAGGATAGACCAAAATATCGACTATCTTCATATCTCACGTAGTGTTAAAACGTTTTAACATTTAATCTTTTATTTCATTATCTCAATATGCTACAAAAGATTTATTTATTAAGTCGCAACCTAACGCAGTAGATGAAGGTAAACATTACCTATTGGAATGATAGAATAGGAGGAACCTTAGTTAAGAAAACAGTGGATGCTTATAATTACTTTTATAAAGTAGGGCCTGCCGGGAGTTGGCAGATGGTAGTTGCAGATGAAGAAAAGACCGTTCAAGCTAATGTAGTGACAAATATCAAAATCAACAAAATCGTAATACCTGAAGAGTCTATAATCTTCCCCTGCTCTGTTATGCGCCATGCGTTAGGCTTTGTAGTAAGTGTTGTTAGCCTCGGTAAGCCGAAGAAGATCGAAGAGCAAAGGATCATCGATGAAGTATTATTTTACCCTATTCACAATGGGATGATATGTAAAGGAGATTTACTTGGCGTGATGAATGTTCTTTACGCTCATCCTGAGCATGAATTATTGGAAGATAGCGTAATCAGTTGGCTGAAAGAGAGGTGTAGATATTGAATGTTAAATCGGTGTTAAATCTTTGAACATTTAACATT
This genomic window contains:
- a CDS encoding DUF22 domain-containing protein, producing the protein MKVNITYWNDRIGGTLVKKTVDAYNYFYKVGPAGSWQMVVADEEKTVQANVVTNIKINKIVIPEESIIFPCSVMRHALGFVVSVVSLGKPKKIEEQRIIDEVLFYPIHNGMICKGDLLGVMNVLYAHPEHELLEDSVISWLKERCRY